Proteins encoded by one window of Lathyrus oleraceus cultivar Zhongwan6 chromosome 1, CAAS_Psat_ZW6_1.0, whole genome shotgun sequence:
- the LOC127096870 gene encoding uncharacterized protein LOC127096870, with amino-acid sequence MAGRAIAYVQLARGHLGFVIQQARQLHNELRDMMAQVDAIQHEVRSLSFINPGPLTRRLDNLDQPSILNGGYANNRIPEGAGVNLSISSLTKDSTPLPSNSFNMQSKATTYARLAEAPSIKNGSLASSAEVEKIKDGLQLIVMPVSAESTGLLPNRGGADVKGSDIVQEAILEAEVAHKAKEFFSQPENQI; translated from the exons ATGGCTGGCCGGGCTATTGCATATGTACAATTGGCCCGGGGACACCTTGGATTTGTTATACAGCAAGCTCGCCAG CTTCATAACGAACTTCGGGATATGATGGCACAAGTAGATGCTATTCAACATGAAGTTCGAAGTCTATCATTCATAAATCCTGGCCCTTTAACTCGCAGGCTTGATAATCTCGACCAGCCATCCATCTTAAATG GTGGATATGCAAACAACAGGATACCGGAAGGTGCTGGGGTGAATCTCTCAATATCGTCTCTTACCAAG GATTCAACTCCATTGCCATCCAATTCATTCAatatgcaaagcaaagcaactaCTTATGCCAGGTTGGCCGAGGCCCCTTCCATCAAGAATGGTTCATTGGCAAGTAGTGCTGAAGTTGAGAAGATTAAAGATGGTCTGCAGCTTATTGTCATGCCAGTTTCCGCTGAAAGTACTGGACTCTTACCAAATCGTGGTG GAGCTGATGTGAAAGGATCTGACATAGTTCAAGAAGCAATTTTGGAAGCAGAGGTAGCTCATAAAGCAAAGGAGTTCTTTTCACAGCCCGAAAATCAAATATGA
- the LOC127123888 gene encoding uncharacterized protein LOC127123888 → MGGQQKKIMGFKVSHKSVGFDLMQNCDLPPPSKVFLGSDKTVILSMNKVCNISGREKGRDSIHQLENDDDEKDKRELLKALKASQIRAREAEKMAAILNKEKDGLSVALLEEAMQLFACRQRVRLLELQVLNLQQKPAMLMPAEEEAVGLPHEETVSVSWVLALIFSLGIGVATALAWGY, encoded by the coding sequence ATGGGTGGCCAACAAAAGAAGATTATGGGTTTCAAAGTTTCTCATAAGTCTGTAGGGTTTGACCTTATGCAGAACTGTGATCTTCCTCCACCTTCCAAGGTTTTTTTGGGTTCAGATAAAACGGTGATATTATCTATGAATAAGGTCTGTAATATTTCAGGTAGAGAAAAAGGACGAGATAGCATACACCAGCTCGAAAATGATGATGACGAAAAGGATAAAAGAGAACTTCTTAAGGCGCTGAAAGCATCTCAAATACGCGCTAGAGAGGCAGAAAAGATGGCGGCTATCCTAAACAAAGAAAAGGATGGTCTCTCTGTTGCTTTGTTGGAAGAGGCCATGCAGTTGTTTGCTTGTCGCCAAAGGGTGAGATTGCTTGAGCTTCAAGTTTTGAACCTGCAGCAAAAGCCAGCAATGTTGATGCCTGCAGAGGAGGAGGCTGTAGGATTACCCCATGAAGAAACAGTTAGTGTCTCATGGGTTCTGGCTTTGATTTTTTCATTGGGAATTGGGGTTGCCACTGCCCTTGCTTGGGGTTACTAG
- the LOC127123877 gene encoding ATP-dependent RNA helicase DEAH11, chloroplastic produces the protein MLVSDVLEYEKKRLRTECMEKCLYHGSGSASPMALFGSGAEIKHLELEKHSLSVDVYHSNINAIDDKELLMFFEKNTSGSICAVYKFQGMGKDPPDREKWGKITFLSPDAAKRAVELDGDEFCGSNLKILPSQSAMGGDKTFLFPEVKARIFWPRRLSRGFGIVICDKNDVNFMLRDFYNLAIGGRYVRCAPSNKSMDGIMISGLDRELQETEILDVLRNATSRRILDFFVVRGEAVGNPPCSACEEALFKVISPLMPKVDPHISSCRVQVFPPEPKDSYMRALINFDGRLHLEAAKALEEIEGKVLPGCLSWQKIMCEQLFHSSLIFPAPVYHVIAEQLEKILANFNNLNGLEWNLNRTANGSHRLKITANATKTVAEVRRPLEELSRGKLIDHGSLPPAALQLILSREGISLKCSIQQETKTYIVFDWPSLNLRIFGSPEKIALAQQKLIQSLLSLHEEKQLVIPLRGRDLPPDLMKQVVKTFGPDLQGLKEKVPGADLKLNTRQQAIFLNGNKELKPRVEEITLEVACSSIHLVERLDTGPSCPVCLCEVEDGYQLEGCRHLFCRLCLVEQCESAIRNQGSFPICCAHTGCGDPILLTDFRTLLSNDKLDELFRASLRAFVASSSGTYRFCPSPDCPSIYRVADPDTGSEPFTCGACYSDTCTKCHLEYHPFVSCERYRELKDDPEITSLREWCKGKEQVKSCSACGQIIEKVDGCNHIECKCGKHVCWVCLEIFLESDECYDHMRTIHLSI, from the exons ATGTTGGTGAGTGATGTTTTAGAATACGAGAAAAAGAGGTTACGCACAGAATGTATGGAAAAATGTTTGTATCACGGGTCTGGTTCTGCATCACCTATGGCTTTGTTTGGGTCTGGTGCTGAGATAAAGCATCTGGAACTCGAGAAGCATTCCCTGAGTGTTGATGTGTATCACTCAAACATAAATGCAATTGATGACAAGGAGCTCCTGATGTTTTTTGAAAAGAATACCTCAGGTTCTATATGTGCTGTGTACAAGTTCCAAGGAATGGGGAAGGATCCTCCAGATAGAGAAAAGTGGGGCAAGATAACATTTTTGTCCCCTGATGCTGCCAAAAGAGCCGTTGAGCTGGATGGAGACGAGTTTTGCGGCTCGAACTTGAAAATACTTCCTTCACAATCAGCTATGGGAGGGGATAAAACATTTTTATTTCCTGAAGTTAAAGCAAGAATTTTCTGGCCTCGCAGACTTAGCAGAGGATTTGGCATAGTTATATGTGATAAAAATGATGTCAATTTCATGTTGAGAGATTTTTATAACCTTGCAATTGGAGGGAGGTATGTTCGTTGTGCACCTAGTAATAAGTCAATGGACGGTATTATGATAAGTGGGCTTGACAGAGAGCTTCAAGAAACAGAAATTTTGGATGTACTAAGAAATGCTACAAGTAGAAGGATTCTGGACTTTTTTGTGGTGAGGGGAGAGGCTGTTGGAAATCCACCCTGCAGTGCCTGCGAAGAGGCACTCTTTAAAGTAATTTCCCCCTTAATGCCCAAGGTAGACCCTCATATTAGTTCTTGCCGTGTTCAGGTATTTCCACCTGAGCCAAAGGATTCTTACATGAGAGCTTTAATTAATTTTGATGGAAGATTACATTTAGAAGCAGCTAAAGCTTTGGAAGAAATTGAAGGAAAGGTATTACCCGGATGTCTTTCATGGCAAAAGATAATGTGTGAACAGTTGTTTCATAGCTCCTTGATATTTCCTGCACCAGTGTATCACGTGATTGCGGAACAATTGGAAAAAATACTTGCAAACTTCAACAATTTAAATG GTCTTGAGTGGAACCTAAACAGAACTGCTAATGGTTCCCACCGACTGAAGATAACAGCCAATGCCACCAAGACAGTGGCAGAAGTTAGGAGACCTCTGGAAGAACTGTCGAGAGGAAAACTCATTGACCATGGAAGCCTTCCTCCCGCAGCTCTACAACTCATTTTGTCCAGAGAGGGCATTAGTCTTAAATGCTCCATACAGCAAGAGACCAAAACATACATAGTTTTTGATTGGCCCAGCCTGAACTTAAGAATTTTTGGTTCACCAGAAAAGATTGCTTTGGCTCAGCAGAAGTTAATTCAATCTCTACTCTCCCTCCATGAAGAAAAGCAGTTAGTAATCCCTCTGAGAGGGAGGGACCTACCTCCCGACTTGATGAAACAAGTGGTTAAGACTTTTGGGCCAGATCTTCAAGGGCTAAAAGAGAAGGTACCTGGGGCTGATCTCAAACTTAACACACGCCAACAGGCAATTTTTCTCAATGGTAACAAGGAGTTGAAACCAAGAGTAGAGGAAATAACTTTGGAGGTTGCGTGTTCAAGCATTCATTTAGTTGAGAGACTCGACACAGGACCTAGTTGCCCAGTTTGCTTGTGTGAGGTTGAGGATGGATATCAACTTGAAGGCTGTCGTCATTTGTTCTGCCGGTTGTGTCTGGTTGAGCAGTGTGAATCTGCTATAAGAAACCAAGGCAGTTTCCCAATATGTTGTGCTCACACGGGCTGTGGAGATCCTATTCTGCTTACAGATTTCAGAACTCTCCTGTCAAATGACAAGTTAGATGAACTTTTCAGGGCTTCTTTGCGAGCTTTTGTAGCTTCGAGTTCAGGAACTTATAGGTTTTGCCCGTCTCCCGACTGCCCCTCAATTTATCGAGTTGCAGATCCCGACACAGGTAGTGAGCCATTTACTTGCGGAGCATGTTATTCAGACACTTGTACCAAGTGCCACTTAGAGTATCATCCATTCGTTTCATGCGAGAGATACCGGGAGCTTAAAGATGACCCAGAGATCACATCTCTGAGGGAGTGGTGTAAAGGGAAAGAACAAGTCAAGAGCTGCTCTGCTTGTGGGCAAATAATTGAAAAGGTTGATGGGTGCAATCACATTGAGTGCAAGTGCGGAAAACATGTCTGCTGGGTTTGCTTGGAAATATTTTTAGAAAGTGATGAATGTTATGATCATATGAGAACTATACACTTATCCATATAA
- the LOC127123882 gene encoding uncharacterized protein LOC127123882, producing the protein MPIHSCNHSLTSYTTVVVLLLFLQTSTPIIKALAENSHVINFQSPNLYPESLAWDPLKQHFLVGSLRHRTISSISDAGIIETLISDTSLPENVTVVGITVDSRNNRVLAVIHAVKPLPPFNALAAYDLKSGNRLFLSPLPTDEEALANDVAVDYNGNAYVTNSIGNYIWKVNVKGEASIFSKSPRFTEHPVDRDTPYSYIGLNGIAYVSSGDYLLVVQSNTGKVFKVDADDGTARHVLLNEDLTRPDGVVFRSDGVVLVVSPQANKLWLLKSNNGWGEGVVYDKIDLESEGYPTSVVSRGRDKMYVLYGYFLEGLLGNSEREGFRIEEIMSPKESEGENVWLYVMIGFGMVYFVYWRFQMGQLVKHMNKKIN; encoded by the coding sequence ATGCCAATTCACTCATGCAATCACTCCCTTACTTCATACACCACCGTCGTCGTCCTCCTCCTCTTCCTCCAAACTTCAACTCCGATAATCAAAGCCCTCGCCGAAAACTCCCACGTCATCAATTTCCAATCACCAAACCTCTATCCAGAATCCCTAGCGTGGGACCCTTTAAAACAACACTTCCTCGTCGGATCCCTCCGTCACCGCACCATCTCATCAATCTCCGACGCTGGCATAATCGAAACCCTAATCTCCGATACCTCTCTCCCCGAAAACGTCACCGTTGTAGGTATAACAGTCGATTCACGCAACAACCGCGTCCTCGCTGTAATCCACGCCGTCAAACCTCTTCCTCCTTTCAACGCTCTCGCCGCCTACGACCTAAAATCCGGCAACCGCCTCTTCCTCTCCCCTCTCCCCACCGATGAAGAAGCCCTCGCAAACGACGTCGCTGTTGATTACAACGGCAACGCTTACGTCACGAACTCCATCGGCAACTACATCTGGAAAGTCAACGTGAAAGGAGAAGCTTCAATCTTCTCAAAATCGCCAAGGTTCACCGAACATCCGGTGGACCGCGACACACCGTATAGTTACATCGGGCTCAACGGTATTGCTTACGTCAGCAGCGGGGATTATCTCTTGGTGGTGCAATCCAATACAGGTAAGGTTTTCAAGGTTGATGCGGACGACGGTACAGCCAGGCACGTACTTCTCAACGAGGATCTCACGCGTCCTGATGGCGTCGTTTTTAGAAGTGACGGTGTCGTTTTGGTGGTTTCACCGCAAGCGAATAAGTTGTGGCTTCTGAAGAGTAATAATGGATGGGGGGAGGGTGTGGTTTATGACAAAATTGACCTTGAGAGTGAAGGGTACCCTACTTCGGTTGTTTCGAGAGGGAGGGATAAGATGTATGTGTTGTATGGGTATTTTTTGGAGGGTCTTTTGGGGAATTCAGAGAGGGAGGGTTTTAGAATTGAGGAGATTATGTCACCAAAGGAGAGTGAGGGAGAGAATGTTTGGCTTTATGTGATGATTGGATTTGGCATGGTGTATTTTGTGTATTGGAGGTTTCAGATGGGTCAGCTTGTGAAGCATATGAACAAAAAGATCAATTGA